A single Antechinus flavipes isolate AdamAnt ecotype Samford, QLD, Australia chromosome 5, AdamAnt_v2, whole genome shotgun sequence DNA region contains:
- the LOC127563942 gene encoding uncharacterized protein LOC127563942, producing MISLQELSQVTWRGNNHVTTTSSNIPTTTTDFSLTTSTRSHTTFTTSLATSVAGVFTTNAPDIFPTSISPTTHYTTEITSNTMDISTSAAPPSTTAAFTTNTAIIPSTFPTSISSPIDAITDYTTDTILSTTTSGSSAALPSNPVTMSNTSISTDMAGDITSSTPSSFQTTISSTTDASTHFTTDTILSITTSGTSAVPPPSPVTMSNSSISTTSANRTSDASTSNTINPSTFPISISSTTDLSTYYTVDTLVNITTSSTSAFPPTSPVTMNNSSVSTNNTSTVETNG from the coding sequence ATGATCAGCCTGCAAGAACTATCTCAAGTTACTTGGAGGGGTAATAATCATGTGACTACTACTTCAAGTAACATCCCAACAACTACTACTGATTTTTCTCTGACTACTTCTACCAGAAGTCACACTACATTTACTACTTCACTTGCTACTAGTGTTGCTGGTGTGTTTACTACTAATGCACCAGATATTTTCCCAACAAGTATTTCACCTACCACTCATTACACAACAGAAATAACTTCAAACACCATGGATATTAGTACCAGTGCTGCTCCTCCTAGTACTACTGCTGCTTTTACTACTAATACTGCTATAATTCCAAGCACTTTCCCAACAAGTATTTCATCCCCCATTGATGCAATTACTGATTACACTACAGACACAATTCTAAGCACCACTACTAGTGGTAGTAGTGCTGCTCTCCCTTCTAATCCAGTTACCATGAGCAATACTAGTATTAGTACTGATATGGCTGGTGATATTACTAGTAGTACTCCAAGTTCCTTTCAAACAACTATTTCATCCACCACTGATGCAAGTACTCATTTCACTACAGACACAATTCTAAGCATCACTACTAGTGGTACTAGTGCTGTTCCCCCTCCTAGTCCAGTTACCATGAGCAATAGTAGTATTAGTACTACTAGTGCTAATAGAACTAGTGATGCTAGTACTAGTAATACTATTAATCCAAGTACTTTTCCAATAAGTATTTCATCTACCACTGATTTAAGTACTTATTACACTGTAGATACACTTGTAAACattactactagtagtactaGTGCTTTTCCCCCTACTAGTCCAGTTACCATGAATAATAGTAGTGTTAGTACTAATAATACTAGTACTGTTGAGACTAATGGATAA